One genomic window of Polyodon spathula isolate WHYD16114869_AA chromosome 8, ASM1765450v1, whole genome shotgun sequence includes the following:
- the LOC121319162 gene encoding C-type mannose receptor 2-like — MGSRLLLSLAAAISLVQVTVSEPLLVKINKTWSEAQSYCREHYTDLVSIHSAQEMEKINTAVQDVQTERVWIGLFRNNTSQQWHWSNGDYFMYLNWYPYAAQYSTNVAVFNTQWYGLLSTYPFYFICQKVSERDSSALKGYYLVKELKSWTDAQQRCRDEGTDLASIRSPEEQEALNTLTDPLLVGTATFIWIGLYRENSSQPWKWSNGDPIENWDSGEPDLQNAQDACVSMNGNAPGRKLGFWDDRSCTERFYFLCSGAASPATTITTTNNSESTPETTAATTTATLATTTATSATTPATTTSPPTTAVAEESSASSPGPAKPTSSALPDNLYFHTEQKSWVDAVEYCRDQGKDLASITTQDLQDTIDRNLTGTEHEVWIGLRKCRLFGSWFWVNGDELSYTNWGNNSSSEPCTKLLEEEGILKWVSDCCLSKHSFMCQVQC; from the exons ATGGGAAGCAGGCTGCTGCTTTCCCTGGCTGCAG CTATCAGCCTGGTCCAGGTCACAGTGAGTGAACCACTCTTAGTGAAGataaataaaacctggagtgAAGCTCAGAGCTACTGCAGAGAACACTACACAGACCTGGTCAGCATTCACAGTGCACAAGAAATGGAGAAGATAAACACTGCTGTGCAAGATGTCCAGACAGAGAGAGTTTGGATCGGGCTGTTTAGAAACAACACCAGCCAGCAATGGCACTGGTCCAATGGAGATTATTTCATGTACCTGAACTGGTATCCGTATGCAGCCCAGTATTCTACAAATGTTGCTGTCTTTAATACACAATGGTATGGTCTACTATCAACTTATCCATTTTATTTCATATGCCAGAAAG TGTCAGAGAGAGACAGCTCTGCCCTGAAGGGATATTATTTGGTAAAGGAATTGAAATCCTGGACTGACGCCCAACAGCGCTGTAGAGATGAGGGCACTGATCTGGCCAGCATACGCAGCCCGGAGGAGCAGGAGGCTCTCAATACTCTCACTGATCCATTACTAGTAGGAACTGCTACTTTTATCTGGATCGGTTTGTATAGAGAGAACAGCTCACAACCATGGAAGTGGTCCAATGGAGACCCAATTGAAAATTGGGATAGTGGTGAACCAGACCTCCAGAATGCACAGGACGCCTGTGTCAGCATGAATGGGAATGCACCAGGAAGAAAACTGGGCTTCTGGGATGATAGGAGCTGCACTGAGAGATTCTACTTTCTCTGTTCCGGAG CAGCATCCCCTGCAACAACTATAACTACAACGAACAACTCTGAAAGTACCCCAGAAACTACCGCTGCCACAACCACAGCTACCCTTGCCACAACCACAGCTACCTCTGCAACTACCCCTGCCACAACCACATCACCACCTACCACAGCAGTAGCTGAAGAATCGAGTGCTTCATCTCCAGGTCCTGCTAAACCTACATCCTCTGCATTACCAG ATAACCTATATTTCCATACAGAGCAGAAATCCTGGGTGGACGCTGTGGAGTACTGTAGAGACCAGGGCAAAGACCTGGCCTCTATCACCACCCAGGACCTGCAGGACACCATAGACAGAAACCTCACTGGCACTGAGCATGAGGTGTGGATCGGGCTGCGCAAATGCAGGCTGTTTGGGTCCTGGTTCTGGGTGAATGGAGATGAGCTGAGCTACACCAACTGGGGCAACAACTCATCATCAGAGCCCTGTACAAAACTGCTGGAAGAGGAAGGGATATTAAAATGGGTTTCTGACTGCTGCCTTTCCAAGCACAGCTTCATGTGCCAGGTACAGTGCTAG